Proteins from one Pseudomonas sp. KBS0710 genomic window:
- a CDS encoding IclR family transcriptional regulator: MDSTERNESGKEVGAGSVSRLFALLRTLGEVPEGGERVTQLAQQVGLSQPTTHRLLRSLMDEGMVEQDARSKRYRLSLEFFALAANAGKTGNLRDLVRPSMLRLSASLGDSLFLLARSGFDAICLDRSEGPYPIRTFTGDIGGRVALGVGQGSLAILAFLPEEERETVIRYNLPRLKDFHLYDEVLLRSEVENVRRLGYAARNTGVLEGMAGLAVPILNRDGHAVAALSVATISDRLGPSRLPMVVELLKREAAAIGPRINPFDPTLRRPSQTFGG, encoded by the coding sequence ATGGATTCCACTGAGCGGAACGAAAGCGGTAAGGAAGTTGGCGCGGGGAGCGTCTCTCGTCTGTTTGCGTTATTGCGCACCTTGGGCGAAGTGCCCGAAGGCGGCGAGCGCGTGACCCAGCTCGCGCAGCAAGTCGGCCTGTCGCAGCCCACTACGCACCGCCTGCTGCGCAGCCTGATGGACGAAGGCATGGTCGAGCAGGATGCGCGCAGCAAGCGCTACCGCCTGAGCCTGGAGTTCTTTGCCCTGGCGGCCAACGCGGGCAAGACCGGCAACCTGCGTGACCTGGTGCGCCCGAGCATGTTGCGCCTGAGTGCGTCATTGGGTGATTCACTGTTTTTGCTGGCGCGCAGCGGCTTTGATGCGATCTGCCTGGACCGCAGCGAAGGGCCGTATCCGATTCGCACCTTCACGGGCGATATCGGCGGGCGTGTGGCGCTTGGCGTGGGGCAGGGCAGCCTGGCGATTCTGGCGTTCTTGCCGGAGGAAGAGCGTGAGACGGTGATTCGCTACAACCTGCCACGCCTCAAGGATTTTCACCTGTACGACGAAGTACTGCTGCGCTCCGAGGTTGAGAATGTGCGACGCCTGGGTTATGCCGCGCGCAATACCGGCGTGCTCGAAGGCATGGCCGGGTTGGCGGTGCCGATTCTGAATCGGGATGGGCATGCGGTAGCGGCGCTGAGTGTGGCGACCATCAGTGACCGCTTGGGGCCGAGCCGGTTGCCGATGGTGGTGGAGTTGCTCAAGCGCGAAGCGGCGGCGATCGGGCCACGGATCAACCCGTTTGATCCGACGTTGCGGCGGCCGTCGCAGACCTTTGGTGGCTAG
- a CDS encoding ABC transporter permease yields the protein MSRNGPLALGFHGLVVLFMMAPLVVVCLVAFTPENTLSLPTSGFSLRWFRAVFERADFIQAFYNSLILAFTAATLATLIAVPAALAISRYQFPGRNFFSALFLSPIIIPHLVLGVAMLRLFALMGVNGSFTWLMLAHVVIITPYVLRLVLAAAIGIDRSAEQAAESLGAGRFTLFRQITLPMILPGVAGGWLLAFINSFDEVTLSIFVSSPATQTLPVRMYVYATESIDPMMAALSALVIALTAATMILLDRVYGLDRVLVGKH from the coding sequence ATGTCCAGAAACGGTCCTTTGGCCCTCGGTTTTCATGGTTTGGTGGTGCTGTTCATGATGGCGCCGCTGGTGGTGGTGTGCCTCGTGGCCTTCACTCCGGAAAACACCTTGAGCCTGCCCACTTCGGGCTTTTCTCTGCGCTGGTTTCGCGCAGTGTTCGAGCGTGCCGACTTTATCCAGGCGTTCTACAACAGCCTGATCCTGGCGTTTACCGCTGCCACCCTGGCGACCCTGATCGCAGTGCCCGCCGCCTTGGCGATCAGCCGTTATCAGTTCCCGGGGCGCAACTTTTTCAGCGCGTTGTTCCTCTCGCCCATCATCATCCCGCACCTGGTGCTGGGCGTGGCGATGCTGCGTCTGTTTGCGCTGATGGGCGTCAACGGCAGCTTCACCTGGCTGATGCTGGCGCACGTGGTGATCATCACGCCGTATGTGCTGCGCCTGGTGTTGGCAGCGGCCATCGGTATTGATCGCAGTGCCGAGCAAGCCGCCGAATCCCTCGGTGCCGGGCGTTTCACCCTGTTCCGTCAAATCACCTTGCCGATGATTCTGCCGGGTGTGGCCGGCGGCTGGTTGCTGGCGTTCATCAACAGTTTCGATGAAGTGACACTGTCTATTTTTGTCAGCTCGCCAGCCACGCAAACCCTGCCGGTGCGCATGTACGTGTACGCCACCGAGTCCATCGACCCGATGATGGCGGCGCTGTCGGCGCTGGTCATTGCACTCACTGCAGCCACCATGATCCTGCTCGACCGGGTGTATGGCCTGGACCGCGTACTGGTGGGGAAACATTGA
- a CDS encoding ATP-binding protein yields the protein MHPPSGTQRIIKIRRDYNTWVADETMEDYALRYTPKSFRKWSELRIANTALGAVSFLALEAIGGVLSLSYGFTNTFWAILTISLVIFLTGLPISYYAARYGVDMDLLTRGAGFGYIGSTITSLIYASFTFLFFALEAAIMALALELYFHIPLAIAYVICSLLVIPLVAYGVTLISRLQLWTQPIWLLLLVLPYGFVWWKNPDAFSDWTSFVGRSGDGGSFNLLAFCAACTVALSLVTQIGEQVDYLRFLPEKTAANRKRWWAALLCAGPGWIIPGALKMFAGAFLAFLALQHEIPMERAAEPTQMYLVAFRYVFSSPEWALAAMVLFVFISQMKINLTNAYAGSLAWSNFFARVTHSHPGRVVWLVFNVAIALMLMELGVFDVIDQVLGLYANIAIAWIGTLVADLVINKPLGLSPKHIEFKRAHLYDINPVGVGSMLIASLLSILAHFGLFGALAEAAPPFVALGTALVMAPLLAWLTRGKYYIARTSPVHLIHPVAPATHAVCGLCSNPFETADMAFCPAYSTPICSLCCSLDARCGDRCKPHGRLANQFEGLLRWLLPNTLMPRLHTRLAHYLGLLLALVLMLAGALALIYVQAAQGLPHSETLYQAFFKAFLTLSVLAAVLAWWVVLTRESRRVAQEESDRQTLLLMQEIDAHSLTDQALQQAKEASEAANAAKSRYVTGLSHELRTPLNSILGFTQILQRDPAMPEQHQDALATILRSGSHLVSLIDGLLDVAKIEAGKLRLELTEIPFPELIHDLEQMFTPQAQDKGLGFRLDCVGKIPAVVRGDEKRVRQILINLLGNAVNFTDSGEVCLRVSYMRETANFEIIDTGIGIDPEQIERIFQPFERGDLMRQDKGVGLGLTITRMLTALMGGELRVTSERDKGTCFQVRLFLSQVRAPQAVVHVEHDIVGYQGARRRILVVDDHVDHRKVLSGLLTPLGFEVIQASNGHDAIRQVALMAPDLILMDLSMPTLDGYETSRLIRRNALSTAPIIVISANAFTDDRERSIAAACNDYLAKPVRTPELLGSLQQHLDLQWLRRTKTFTAPARHSVLPSPEDLAVLAELSAIGYVRGLHEKLDTILERNPDAEPFISKVRGLLKGFRLDELNRTLKEAEDECAHPQH from the coding sequence GTGCACCCTCCTTCCGGCACCCAGCGCATCATCAAGATCCGCCGCGACTACAACACCTGGGTCGCCGACGAGACCATGGAAGACTATGCCCTGCGCTACACGCCCAAGTCGTTTCGCAAATGGTCGGAACTGCGCATTGCCAACACGGCCCTGGGCGCGGTGTCGTTCCTGGCGCTGGAAGCGATCGGCGGGGTGCTGTCCTTGAGTTACGGTTTCACCAACACCTTCTGGGCGATCCTGACCATCAGCCTGGTGATCTTCCTCACCGGCCTGCCCATCAGTTATTACGCGGCACGCTACGGCGTGGACATGGACCTGCTGACCCGCGGCGCCGGCTTTGGCTATATCGGCTCGACCATCACCTCGCTGATCTACGCCAGTTTCACCTTCCTGTTCTTCGCCCTGGAAGCGGCGATCATGGCCCTGGCGCTGGAGCTGTATTTCCATATTCCGCTGGCCATCGCCTACGTGATCTGTTCGCTGCTGGTGATTCCGCTGGTGGCCTATGGCGTTACCCTGATCAGCCGCCTGCAACTGTGGACGCAGCCGATCTGGCTGCTGTTGCTGGTGCTGCCGTACGGCTTCGTGTGGTGGAAAAACCCCGACGCCTTCAGCGACTGGACCAGCTTCGTAGGGCGCAGCGGCGATGGCGGCAGTTTTAACCTGTTGGCGTTCTGCGCGGCCTGCACCGTGGCGCTGTCACTGGTGACGCAAATCGGCGAACAGGTCGACTACCTGCGCTTCCTGCCGGAAAAAACCGCCGCCAACCGCAAGCGCTGGTGGGCCGCCCTGCTCTGCGCCGGCCCGGGCTGGATCATCCCCGGCGCGTTAAAAATGTTCGCTGGCGCGTTTCTGGCATTCTTGGCCCTGCAACATGAAATCCCCATGGAGCGCGCCGCCGAGCCGACCCAGATGTACCTGGTCGCGTTCCGCTACGTGTTCAGCTCGCCGGAATGGGCACTCGCTGCCATGGTGCTGTTCGTGTTCATCTCGCAGATGAAAATCAACCTGACCAACGCCTACGCCGGCTCCCTGGCCTGGTCGAACTTCTTCGCCCGCGTGACCCACAGCCACCCCGGCCGCGTGGTGTGGCTGGTGTTCAACGTGGCCATCGCGCTGATGCTGATGGAGCTGGGCGTGTTCGATGTGATCGATCAGGTGCTGGGGCTGTACGCCAATATTGCGATTGCCTGGATCGGCACGCTGGTGGCGGACCTGGTGATCAACAAGCCGCTGGGCCTTTCGCCCAAACACATCGAGTTCAAACGCGCGCACCTCTACGATATCAACCCGGTGGGCGTAGGCTCGATGCTGATCGCGTCGCTGCTGTCGATCCTCGCCCACTTCGGCCTGTTCGGCGCGCTGGCCGAGGCGGCACCGCCGTTCGTGGCACTGGGCACGGCGCTGGTGATGGCGCCGCTGCTCGCATGGCTGACGCGCGGCAAGTACTACATCGCGCGCACCAGCCCTGTGCACCTGATTCACCCGGTAGCGCCTGCAACCCACGCGGTCTGCGGCCTGTGCAGCAACCCGTTCGAAACGGCCGACATGGCGTTCTGTCCGGCCTACAGCACGCCAATCTGTTCGTTGTGCTGCTCGCTGGATGCGCGCTGCGGTGACCGCTGCAAACCCCATGGGCGGCTGGCCAACCAGTTTGAAGGTCTGTTGCGCTGGCTGCTGCCCAACACCTTGATGCCGCGCCTGCACACACGGCTGGCCCATTACCTAGGGTTGCTGCTGGCGCTGGTGCTGATGCTTGCGGGGGCATTGGCGTTGATCTATGTGCAGGCCGCCCAGGGTTTGCCGCATTCGGAAACCCTTTACCAAGCCTTCTTCAAGGCCTTCCTGACCCTTTCGGTATTGGCTGCGGTGCTCGCCTGGTGGGTGGTGCTGACCCGCGAAAGCCGCCGCGTCGCCCAGGAAGAATCCGACCGCCAGACCCTGCTGCTGATGCAGGAAATCGACGCCCATAGCCTCACCGATCAGGCTTTGCAACAGGCCAAGGAAGCCTCGGAAGCCGCCAACGCCGCCAAGAGCCGCTATGTCACTGGCTTGTCCCACGAGCTGCGCACGCCGCTCAACAGCATCCTCGGGTTCACCCAGATTCTGCAGCGCGACCCGGCCATGCCCGAGCAACATCAGGACGCCCTGGCGACCATCCTGCGCAGCGGTTCGCACTTGGTGTCGTTGATCGACGGCTTGCTGGATGTGGCCAAGATCGAGGCGGGCAAGCTGCGCCTGGAACTTACCGAAATCCCCTTCCCCGAGCTGATCCATGACTTGGAACAGATGTTCACGCCCCAGGCCCAGGACAAAGGCCTGGGGTTTCGCCTGGATTGCGTGGGCAAGATACCGGCCGTAGTGCGCGGCGATGAAAAGCGCGTGCGGCAAATCCTGATCAACCTGCTCGGCAACGCCGTGAACTTCACCGACAGTGGCGAAGTGTGCCTGCGGGTCAGCTACATGCGCGAAACCGCCAACTTCGAGATCATCGACACCGGCATTGGCATTGACCCGGAGCAGATCGAACGGATCTTCCAGCCGTTCGAACGCGGCGACCTGATGCGCCAGGACAAGGGCGTGGGCCTGGGGCTGACCATCACGCGCATGCTCACCGCGCTGATGGGCGGCGAGCTACGCGTGACCAGCGAACGGGACAAGGGCACCTGCTTCCAGGTGCGCCTGTTTCTATCCCAGGTACGCGCCCCGCAAGCGGTGGTGCATGTGGAGCATGACATTGTCGGTTATCAGGGCGCACGCCGACGCATCCTGGTGGTGGACGACCACGTGGACCATCGCAAAGTGCTCAGCGGCCTGCTCACGCCCTTGGGCTTTGAAGTGATCCAGGCAAGTAATGGCCACGATGCGATCCGCCAAGTGGCATTAATGGCGCCGGACCTGATCCTGATGGACCTGTCGATGCCGACCCTGGATGGCTATGAGACCAGCCGCTTGATCCGCCGCAATGCGCTGTCCACAGCGCCTATTATCGTGATCTCGGCCAACGCCTTTACCGACGACCGTGAACGCAGTATTGCCGCCGCCTGCAATGACTACCTGGCCAAACCGGTGCGCACCCCGGAGCTGCTCGGAAGCCTGCAACAGCACCTGGACCTGCAATGGCTGCGCCGCACCAAAACCTTCACGGCACCCGCACGGCACAGCGTGCTGCCCAGCCCCGAAGACCTTGCCGTGCTCGCCGAACTCAGCGCCATCGGCTATGTGCGCGGCCTGCATGAAAAACTCGACACTATCCTGGAACGCAACCCGGATGCGGAACCCTTCATCAGCAAAGTGCGTGGTTTGCTCAAGGGTTTCCGCCTGGATGAACTCAACCGAACGCTTAAGGAGGCCGAAGATGAATGCGCCCACCCGCAGCACTGA
- a CDS encoding response regulator, with the protein MNAPTRSTEPGVVLIVDDTPDNLAMLSDALDDAGYMVLVALDGLSALNRVQRRRPDLILLDAMMPGLDGFETCRRLKAQPESADIPVVFMTGLTDSKHVVQGFEVGGSDYVTKPIQTDEVLARVAAHLRTSRILLSARAATQPSVLTLEDAPAQRLLSARFQLTEREVEVLRWVACGKTNRDIGDILGLSPRTVNKHLEHVYVKLGVETRTAATSVALAAI; encoded by the coding sequence ATGAATGCGCCCACCCGCAGCACTGAACCCGGCGTGGTGCTGATCGTCGACGACACCCCGGACAACCTCGCCATGCTCTCGGACGCCCTCGACGACGCCGGCTACATGGTGCTGGTGGCCCTCGATGGCCTCAGCGCCTTGAACCGCGTGCAACGCAGGCGCCCCGACCTGATACTGCTGGACGCGATGATGCCTGGCCTGGACGGCTTCGAAACCTGCCGTCGGCTCAAGGCGCAGCCTGAGAGCGCGGATATCCCGGTGGTGTTCATGACCGGGCTGACCGACAGCAAGCATGTGGTACAGGGCTTTGAGGTGGGCGGCAGTGATTACGTGACCAAGCCGATCCAGACCGATGAAGTGCTGGCGCGGGTGGCGGCGCATTTGCGCACGTCGCGCATCCTGCTGTCGGCACGCGCGGCGACGCAACCGAGTGTGTTGACCCTGGAGGACGCACCGGCGCAGAGGCTTTTATCGGCCAGGTTTCAGCTGACCGAGCGTGAGGTGGAGGTACTGCGCTGGGTGGCGTGTGGGAAAACCAATCGGGATATTGGCGATATCCTGGGGTTGAGCCCGCGCACCGTGAACAAACACCTGGAGCATGTGTATGTGAAGCTCGGCGTAGAAACTCGCACGGCTGCCACTTCAGTTGCGTTAGCTGCGATCTGA
- a CDS encoding ABC transporter permease yields the protein MSRGYLLSLPALLLFSGLLILPLFMTLVLSFNVFDYQVGVKADEWTFAHYLSLFSDAYFYEIFWRTFWISALVTLLCVVIGVPEAYILSRMGTPWRSIFLIVILTPLLISVVVRAFGWSLLLGADGLVNQVIQFLGGRPVKLLYTPFAVVIALVHVMLPFMIIPVWTSLQKLDPSAEQAALSLGASQATVMRKIVLPQVMPGVLSGTLIVFGLAASSFAIPGLLGGRRLKMVATVVYDQYLSELNWPMGATIAVVLLLVNLLIMLSWNRMVEGRYKKSLGV from the coding sequence ATGAGCCGCGGTTATCTGTTGTCGTTGCCGGCGCTGCTGCTGTTCAGCGGCCTGCTGATCCTGCCGCTGTTCATGACCCTGGTGCTGTCGTTCAACGTGTTCGACTACCAGGTGGGCGTGAAGGCCGATGAGTGGACCTTCGCCCATTACCTGTCGCTGTTCAGCGATGCGTACTTCTACGAGATCTTCTGGCGCACCTTCTGGATCAGTGCCTTGGTGACCCTGCTGTGCGTGGTGATCGGCGTACCCGAAGCCTACATCCTCAGCCGTATGGGCACGCCGTGGCGCTCGATCTTTTTGATTGTGATCCTCACACCGCTGCTGATCTCGGTGGTGGTGCGCGCCTTCGGCTGGAGCTTGTTGCTCGGCGCTGATGGGCTGGTCAACCAAGTCATCCAATTCCTCGGCGGGCGCCCGGTGAAGCTGCTGTACACGCCGTTCGCCGTGGTGATCGCCCTGGTGCACGTGATGCTGCCGTTCATGATCATCCCGGTGTGGACCTCGCTGCAAAAGCTCGACCCGTCGGCGGAACAGGCGGCGTTGTCGCTGGGCGCCAGCCAGGCCACGGTGATGCGCAAGATCGTATTGCCGCAAGTAATGCCCGGCGTGCTGTCCGGCACCTTGATCGTGTTCGGCCTGGCTGCCAGTTCGTTTGCGATCCCCGGCCTGCTGGGTGGGCGGCGCCTGAAAATGGTCGCCACCGTGGTCTACGACCAGTACCTCTCGGAACTCAACTGGCCCATGGGCGCGACCATTGCGGTGGTGCTGCTGTTGGTCAATTTGCTGATCATGCTGAGCTGGAACCGCATGGTCGAAGGCCGCTACAAAAAGTCCCTGGGGGTTTAA
- a CDS encoding (2Fe-2S)-binding protein, which produces MALFKRLAETRRPTLAFTLDGQPASGLLGDTLLTAILTGAEHLRGSDFSAERRAGFCLMGACQDCWVRLEDGRRVRACSTLLQEGQAISRDPGRQV; this is translated from the coding sequence ATGGCCTTGTTCAAACGCCTGGCCGAAACCCGCCGCCCCACCCTGGCCTTCACTCTCGACGGGCAACCCGCCAGCGGCTTGCTGGGCGACACGTTGCTCACCGCCATATTGACCGGCGCCGAGCACCTGCGCGGCAGCGATTTCAGCGCCGAACGCCGCGCCGGTTTCTGCCTGATGGGCGCGTGCCAGGACTGCTGGGTGCGGCTTGAGGATGGCCGCCGTGTGCGTGCCTGCTCGACGCTGCTGCAAGAGGGCCAGGCGATCAGCCGCGATCCGGGGCGTCAGGTATGA
- the urtA gene encoding urea ABC transporter substrate-binding protein → MASRLIRSTPLLALSLLAAALFSQGVLADNEGLAVTPTEVTVGQLHSATGTMAISETGSIQAERLAIEQINASGGILGRQIKVIQEDGASDWPTFAEKAKKLLVNDKVAAVFGCWTSASRKAVLPIFEKENGLLYYPTFYEGLEQSKNVIYTGQEATQQILASLDWIAKTKGAKTFYLVGSDYIWPRTSMKIARKHIENVLHGTVVGEDYYPLGNTQFGSLINKVKLKKPDVVFAAVVGGSNVAFYKQLNAAGVNSSKQTLLTLSVTEDELLGIGGENMAGFYASMKYFQSLDNPNNKAFVAAFKAKYGKDAVIGDVTQAAYLGPWLWKAAVEKAGSFDVDKVVAASPGIELKNAPEGYVKIHENHHLWSKSRIGEVQPDGQFKVIYESDLIEPNPFPKGYQ, encoded by the coding sequence ATGGCATCACGATTGATTCGCTCCACACCGCTGTTGGCCTTGTCATTACTGGCGGCCGCTCTGTTCAGCCAGGGCGTGCTGGCCGATAACGAAGGCCTGGCCGTGACCCCCACCGAAGTCACTGTCGGCCAGTTGCACTCGGCCACCGGCACCATGGCGATTTCCGAGACCGGCTCGATCCAGGCCGAGCGCCTGGCCATCGAGCAGATCAACGCCTCGGGCGGGATCCTGGGACGCCAGATCAAGGTGATCCAGGAAGACGGCGCCTCCGACTGGCCGACCTTCGCGGAAAAAGCCAAGAAGCTGCTGGTCAACGACAAGGTCGCCGCCGTGTTCGGCTGCTGGACCTCGGCCTCACGCAAAGCCGTGCTGCCGATCTTCGAGAAAGAAAACGGCTTGCTCTACTACCCGACCTTCTACGAAGGCCTGGAACAGTCGAAAAACGTGATCTACACCGGCCAGGAAGCGACCCAGCAGATCCTCGCCAGCCTCGATTGGATCGCCAAGACCAAAGGCGCCAAGACGTTCTACCTGGTCGGCTCGGACTATATCTGGCCGCGCACCTCGATGAAGATCGCGCGCAAGCACATTGAAAACGTGCTGCACGGCACGGTGGTTGGCGAAGACTACTACCCGCTGGGCAACACCCAATTTGGTTCGCTGATCAACAAGGTCAAGCTGAAGAAACCGGATGTGGTCTTCGCAGCGGTCGTGGGCGGCTCCAACGTGGCGTTCTACAAACAGCTCAACGCGGCGGGTGTGAATTCATCCAAGCAAACGTTGCTGACCCTGTCGGTCACCGAAGACGAACTGCTGGGCATCGGCGGCGAAAACATGGCTGGTTTCTATGCCTCGATGAAGTACTTCCAGAGCCTGGACAACCCCAACAACAAAGCCTTCGTTGCCGCCTTCAAGGCCAAATACGGCAAGGACGCGGTGATCGGCGACGTGACCCAGGCCGCCTACCTCGGGCCGTGGTTGTGGAAAGCGGCGGTGGAGAAGGCCGGCAGTTTCGACGTGGATAAAGTCGTCGCTGCAAGCCCTGGCATCGAGTTGAAAAACGCGCCGGAAGGCTACGTGAAAATTCACGAAAACCACCACCTGTGGAGCAAGTCGCGCATCGGTGAAGTGCAGCCTGATGGGCAGTTCAAGGTGATCTACGAGTCGGATCTGATCGAGCCGAACCCGTTCCCCAAAGGCTATCAATAA
- the urtB gene encoding urea ABC transporter permease subunit UrtB: MEWLSEFGAIAAMQGFNGLSVFCVLLLMALGLAIIFGQMGVINMAHGEFLTIGAYTTYVCSSLTAHFAPSFQPYYFFFAIALSFLVAGAVGWLVEWAMISRLYKRPLDTLLATWGLSLVMQQTFRSVFGAREVSAEPPAWLMGSVNFTDAIEIPRNGLFMMGLTLLLTAAIFLMLYRSRWGLQVRATVQNRLMSRAVGINTRKVDRMTFALGCGVAGVAGAAFTTIGSTGPTAGSQYIVDTFLVVVFGGAQSLFGTIASAFVIAQTQSLSEFFLSGSMAKVLTLSSVILILMLRPQGLFSIKVRK, translated from the coding sequence ATGGAATGGCTATCGGAATTTGGGGCCATCGCGGCAATGCAGGGGTTCAACGGTTTGTCCGTGTTCTGCGTGCTGTTGCTGATGGCATTGGGGCTGGCGATCATCTTTGGTCAGATGGGCGTGATCAACATGGCCCACGGTGAGTTCCTCACCATTGGCGCCTACACCACCTACGTGTGTTCCAGCCTGACCGCGCACTTTGCGCCGAGCTTTCAACCCTATTACTTCTTCTTCGCCATCGCCCTGTCATTCCTGGTGGCCGGGGCCGTCGGCTGGCTGGTGGAGTGGGCGATGATCAGCCGACTCTACAAACGCCCGCTGGACACTTTGCTCGCCACCTGGGGCCTGTCGCTGGTGATGCAACAAACCTTCCGTTCGGTGTTCGGCGCCCGTGAGGTCAGCGCCGAACCGCCCGCGTGGTTGATGGGCTCGGTGAACTTCACCGATGCCATCGAAATTCCGCGTAACGGCCTGTTCATGATGGGCCTGACCTTGCTGCTGACCGCTGCGATATTTTTGATGCTGTACCGCTCGCGCTGGGGCTTGCAGGTGCGCGCCACGGTGCAGAACCGCTTGATGAGCCGCGCGGTGGGCATCAATACGCGCAAGGTCGACCGCATGACCTTTGCCCTGGGCTGCGGCGTGGCCGGCGTGGCCGGTGCGGCGTTTACCACCATCGGTTCTACCGGGCCGACGGCGGGTTCGCAGTACATCGTCGACACCTTTTTGGTGGTGGTGTTCGGCGGCGCGCAAAGCCTGTTCGGCACCATCGCCTCGGCGTTCGTGATTGCCCAGACCCAATCGCTGTCGGAGTTTTTCCTCAGCGGCTCGATGGCCAAGGTGCTGACCTTGTCGTCGGTGATTCTGATCCTGATGCTGCGCCCGCAAGGGCTGTTCTCCATCAAAGTGCGCAAGTAG
- a CDS encoding ABC transporter ATP-binding protein — translation MAFLQLNALSKRYGAVDAVVATDLAVEKGEFVSLLGPSGCGKTTTLQMIAGFVDVSGGQILLDGRDITHAKPASRGLGVVFQSYALFPHMSVRDNVAFGLKMRKVPAAEIASKVKTVLELVRLAPHAERYPRELSGGQRQRVALARALVIEPPVLLLDEPLSNLDANLREEMQFEIRRIQCAVGITTLMVTHDQAEALSISDRVVVMEAGRVTQIDAPYKLYEHPRTRFISDFVGKANLLAGDYDEFGTAQVRHTGGDGELVLSLRPEKIQLVDAGSGRLQGKVLDSYFFGSQWLYRIQTPLGEITVVRSNDGSAPLGCGAAVGLDWHAELLRVLAADEVRT, via the coding sequence ATGGCTTTTCTCCAACTCAACGCCTTGAGCAAACGCTACGGCGCCGTCGACGCTGTGGTCGCCACCGACCTTGCAGTGGAAAAAGGCGAGTTCGTTTCCCTGCTCGGCCCTTCGGGCTGCGGCAAGACCACCACCCTGCAAATGATCGCCGGCTTTGTCGACGTGAGCGGCGGGCAGATCCTGCTCGACGGCCGCGACATCACCCACGCCAAACCTGCCAGCCGTGGCTTGGGCGTGGTGTTCCAGAGCTACGCGCTGTTCCCGCACATGAGCGTGCGCGACAACGTCGCCTTCGGCCTGAAGATGCGCAAAGTGCCGGCCGCCGAGATCGCCAGCAAAGTCAAAACCGTGTTGGAACTGGTGCGCCTGGCCCCACACGCCGAACGCTACCCGCGTGAATTGTCCGGCGGCCAGCGCCAACGTGTGGCCCTGGCGCGTGCGCTGGTGATCGAGCCGCCCGTGCTGCTGCTGGATGAGCCACTGTCCAACCTCGATGCCAACCTGCGTGAAGAAATGCAGTTTGAAATCCGCCGCATCCAGTGCGCCGTGGGCATCACCACCTTGATGGTCACCCACGATCAAGCCGAAGCCCTGTCGATCAGCGACCGCGTGGTGGTGATGGAGGCCGGGCGCGTGACCCAGATCGACGCGCCATACAAACTTTACGAACACCCACGTACGCGGTTTATCTCGGACTTTGTCGGCAAGGCCAATCTGCTGGCGGGTGACTATGACGAATTCGGCACTGCGCAAGTGCGTCATACCGGCGGCGACGGCGAACTGGTATTGAGCCTGCGCCCGGAAAAAATCCAGCTGGTGGATGCCGGCTCAGGCCGCCTGCAAGGCAAGGTCCTCGACAGCTACTTTTTCGGCAGCCAATGGCTCTACCGCATCCAGACGCCTCTGGGCGAAATCACCGTGGTACGCAGCAACGACGGCAGCGCGCCGCTCGGTTGCGGCGCGGCGGTGGGCCTGGACTGGCACGCTGAACTGCTGCGCGTACTGGCGGCGGATGAGGTGCGCACATGA